One genomic segment of Diceros bicornis minor isolate mBicDic1 chromosome 25, mDicBic1.mat.cur, whole genome shotgun sequence includes these proteins:
- the TSPAN19 gene encoding tetraspanin-19, with translation MYCVSVTSQVLEDTCVIDNLQRSLELRRLAQPPPRAPRLPESLASGETVPAPPALPQPCLASRNTNLDLEGSRLTHQQLNPSAGLEDSSQSLQTKHENNHLVVYIFRILIGIGSATVLLCLLGYLGIYNEIRWLLILYAVLLMWASGVQVVLSALIFTKKEEVNQVWHEQIDLVISQYGSKNMPEDIPKWTILNAVQKTLQCCGQHNYTDWIKNKHKENSEQVPCSCTNSTLRKWFCDEPLNATYLEGCENKINIWYHANALTLIGINVGLLASEVLQVSLTVSFFRHIKNRIYAEM, from the exons ATGTATTGTGTATCTGTGACAAGCCAGGTTCTAGAAGACACTTGTGTGATTGATAATCTTCAGA GGAGCCTCGAGCTCCGCAGACTCGCGCAGCCGCCCCCTCGGGCCCCCCGTTTGCCCGAAAGCCTGGCCTCCGGGGAAACGGTCCCGGCTCCGCCTGCGCTCCCACAGCCTTGCCTCGCCTCCCGCAACACGAACCTCGACCTTGAGGGGTCCCGGCTCACCCACCAGCAGCTAAATCCCTCGGCTGGGTTGGAAGACAGCTCCCAGAGCCTCCAAACAAAGC ATGAAAATAATCACTTGGTAGTGTATATTTTTcgaattttgattggaattggaTCTGCTActgttcttctttgtctcttgggtTATTTGGGAATTTACAATGAAATCAGATGGCTCCTAATTCTG tATGCAGTACTGTTGATGTGGGCCTCTGGTGTTCAGGTTGTACTTTCAGCACTCATCTTCACAAAGAAAGAGGAG gttaaccaAGTGTGGCATGAACAAATTGATTTAGTCATTTCTCAATATGGATCTAAAAATATGCCTGAAGACATACCCAAGTGGACTATTCTGAATGCTGTACAGAAAACA TTACAGTGTTGTGGCCAACACAATTACACAGATTGGATAAAGAATAAGCATAAAGAAAATTCAGAACAAGTGCCATGTTCTTGCACGAATTCTACATTGAGAAAGTGGTTTTGTGATGAGCCACTGAATGCAACTTACCTAGAG GgttgtgaaaataaaatcaacataTGGTATCATGCTAATGCTTTAACATTAATTGGAATTAACGTTGGACTTTTGGCTTCAGAG gtTTTGCAAGTCTCATTAACTGTTTCTTTCTTCAGACATATCAAGAATAGAATATATGCAGAAATGTGA